A genomic region of Raphanus sativus cultivar WK10039 chromosome 6, ASM80110v3, whole genome shotgun sequence contains the following coding sequences:
- the LOC108810287 gene encoding LOW QUALITY PROTEIN: 1-aminocyclopropane-1-carboxylate synthase 5 (The sequence of the model RefSeq protein was modified relative to this genomic sequence to represent the inferred CDS: inserted 3 bases in 2 codons), producing MNDHQFAWILWYIWKARNNKVFSNLDVDAMDTLKLAETESAMWAAAQELPIRLSIPSQVNQPPSIPGRWCFTDGSWKDKDSFLGQGWFSTLEGYEGLMGARNVRASLSPLHSEVEALIWAMESFDKVTSNGHGQDSSYFLGWEEYEKNPYDEIKNPNGMIQMGLAENQLCFDLIESWLXQNPDAASLKRNGQSIFRELALFQDYHGMPEFKKAMAEFMEEIRGNRVTFDPKKIVLAAGSTSANETLMFCLAEPGDAFLLPTPYYPGFDRDLKWRTGAEIVPIHCSSSNGFQITEAALQQAYQQAHKLDLKVKGVLVTNPSNPLGTALTRRELNLLVDFIASKNIHLISDEIYSGTMFGFEQFISVMDVLKDKKLENTEVSKRVHVVYSLSKDLGLPGFRVGAIYSNDDMILSAATKMSSFGLVSSQTQHLLSALLSDKKFTSQYLEENQXRLRSRQKRLVSGLESAGITCLRSNAGLFCWVDMRHLLDTNTFEAELDLWKKIVYNVKLNISPGSSCHCTEPGWFRVCFANMSEDTLDLALKRLKTFVESTDCGRMISRSSHERLKSLRKKTVSNWVFRVSWSDRVPDER from the exons ATGAATGATCATCAGTTTGCATGGATCctatggtacatttggaaagcaaggaacaaCAAGGTATTCAGTAATCTGGATGTAGATGCTATGGATACACTAAAGCTCGCTGAAACGGAATCTGCTATGTGGGCTGCGGCCCAAGAATTGCCCATCCGACTTTCCATACCATCACAAGTAAACCAGCCTCCTTCAATTCCAGGGAGATGGTGCTTTACCGATGGTTCGTGGAAGGACAAGGACTCTTTTTTGGGACAAGGATGGTTTAGTACTCTGGAAGGTTATGAGGGATTAATGGGGGCACGAAATGTTCGGGCAAGTTTGTCTCCCCTTCACTCGGAGGTGGAGGctttgatttgggcaatggaat CTTTCGACAAAGTGACAAGCAATGGTCATGGACAAGACTCATCCTACTTCTTGGGATGGGAAGAGTACGAGAAGAATCCTTACGATGAGATCAAGAACCCTAATGGGATGATCCAGATGGGTCTTGCTGAAAACCAGCTATGTTTCGATCTCATCGAGTCATGGTT GCAAAACCCAGACGCAGCTAGTCTCAAGAGGAACGGCCAATCCATTTTCAGAGAGCTTGCTCTCTTTCAAGACTATCACGGCATGCCTGAATTCAAAAAA gCTATGGCTGAGTTTATGGAAGAAATAAGAGGAAACAGAGTCACGTTTGATCCCAAAAAGATTGTTTTAGCCGCTGGTTCCACCTCTGCGAACGAGACTCTCATGTTTTGTCTCGCTGAGCCTGGCGATGCTTTCCTCTTGCCTACTCCTTACTATCCTGG ATTCGATAGAGATCTTAAATGGAGAACTGGAGCTGAGATCGTGCCGATTCACTGCTCAAGCTCTAATGGCTTCCAAATCACGGAAGCAGCTCTTCAACAAGCTTACCAGCAAGCCCATAAACTTGATCTCAAAGTCAAAGGAGTTCTTGTCACAAATCCATCAAACCCACTTGGCACTGCGTTGACCAGACGTGAACTTAACCTACTCGTTGACTTCATCGCTTCCAAGAACATTCATCTCATTAGCGACGAGATCTACTCAGGCACTATGTTTGGGTTTGAACAGTTCATAAGCGTGATGGATGTCTTGAAAGACAAGAAACTCGAAAACACCGAGGTTTCTAAAAGAGTCCACGTCGTTTACAGCCTTTCCAAGGATCTAGGGCTTCCTGGTTTCCGCGTGGGAGCCATCTACTCCAACGACGACATGATCCTTTCCGCCGCGACAAAAATGTCGAGTTTCGGTCTTGTTTCTTCTCAGACTCAACACCTTCTCTCTGCGTTGCTCTCAGACAAAAAGTTCACAAGCCAGTACCTCGAGGAGAACC AACGGCTCAGGTCCAGACAGAAGCGCCTAGTGTCTGGTCTTGAGTCCGCAGGGATTACTTGTCTGAGAAGCAACGCGGGTTTGTTCTGTTGGGTCGACATGAGACACCTCTTGGACACAAACACATTCGAAGCAGAGCTCGACCTCTGGAAAAAGATTGTTTACAACGTGAAACTGAACATCTCGCCCGGTTCGTCGTGTCACTGCACCGAACCGggttggtttagggtttgtttcgCAAATATGAGTGAAGATACACTCGATTTGGCTTTGAAGAGGCTCAAAACATTCGTAGAGTCCACAGACTGTGGACGGATGATATCAAGAAGCAGCCATGAAAGGCTTAAGAGTTTGAGGAAGAAGACAGTCTCTAACTGGGTTTTCCGGGTTTCATGGTCCGACCGTGTGCCTGATGAGCGATGA
- the LOC108809258 gene encoding transcription factor RAX3-like, with amino-acid sequence MGRAPCCDKANVKKGPWSPEEDAKLKDYIESSGTGGNWIALPQKIGLRRCGKSCRLRWLNYLRPNIKHGGFSEEEDNIICNLYVTIGSRWSIIAAQLPGRTDNDIKNYWNTRLKKKLLNKQRKEFQEARMQQEMVMMKRQQQGQGQFQINGSTDLYLNNMFGSSAWPLLPQLPPPHSQVPLVMMEPTSCNYYQTTPSCTLEQKPLITLKNMVKIEEEPERTNPDHHHHEDSMTNSFDLSFSQLLLDPNYYLESGGGGEGEFALMSSSTNSPLPNTSGDNHHHQHQQDILQWFGGSSFQTEAINDVFLNNNNNIANLETHENPKLYGNSSVAGAGAALAGGTTSTSADQSTISWEDITSLVNSDDASYFNGPNHV; translated from the exons ATGGGAAGGGCACCGTGTTGTGATAAGGCTAACGTGAAGAAAGGGCCTTGGTCTCCTGAAGAAGATGCAAAACTCAAAGATTACATAGAGAGTAGTGGCACAGGAGGCAACTGGATCGCTTTGCCTCAGAAGATTG GTCTAAGGAGATGTGGGAAGAGTTGCAGACTAAGGTGGCTCAACTATTTAAGACCAAACATCAAACATGGTGGCTTCTCTGAGGAAGAGGACAACATCATTTGTAACCTCTATGTTACTATTGGTAGCAG gtgGTCTATAATAGCTGCACAATTGCCTGGAAGAACAGACAACGACATCAAGAACTATTGGAACACGAGGCTGAAGAAGAAGCTTcttaacaaacaaagaaaagagtTCCAAGAAGCTCGGATGCAGCAAGAGATGGTGATGATGAAACGACAACAACAAGGACAAGGACAATTCCAAATTAATGGTAGTACGGATCTTTATCTGAACAACATGTTTGGATCATCAGCATGGCCATTACTACCTCAGCTTCCTCCTCCTCATAGTCAAGTACCTCTTGTGATGATGGAACCAACAAGCTGCAATTACTACCAAACGACACCTTCTTGCACATTAGAACAAAAGCCATTGATCACACTCAAGAACATGGTCAAGATTGAAGAAGAACCGGAGAGAACAAAccctgatcatcatcatcacgaaGACTCTATGACAAACTCTTTTGATCTTTCCTTCTCTCAGCTTTTGTTAGATCCTAATTACTACCTGGAgtcaggaggaggaggagaaggagagttTGCTCTCATGAGTAGCAGCACGAACTCTCCATTACCAAACACAAGTGGTGATAACCATCACCATCAACATCAACAAGACATTCTTCAGTGGTTTGGGGGTAGTAGTTTTCAGACAGAAGCTATCAATGATGTGTTcttaaacaacaacaacaacatagcGAATCTTGAAACCCACGAGAACCCAAAATTATATGGAAACTCATCAGTAGCCGGAGCCGGAGCAGCGTTAGCCGGAGGAACGACGAGTACATCGGCTGATCAAAGCACAATAAGTTGGGAGGACATAACCTCTCTTGTTAACTCCGATGATGCAAGTTACTTCAATGGGCCAAATcatgtgtaa